The Haloplanus salinarum genome includes a region encoding these proteins:
- a CDS encoding universal stress protein, with amino-acid sequence MPSHVLVPFDGTPQSEATLRFVLDEWPDADYTLLYVIDPVTAGFGGRFPGSSETWYERAREHAQEQLDAARERADGPLATRIEVGGPARVIVDVAGEDAFDHVALGSHGREGISRVLLGSVAEAVVRRSPTPVTVVR; translated from the coding sequence ATGCCATCGCACGTCCTCGTCCCCTTCGACGGGACGCCCCAGTCCGAGGCGACGCTCCGGTTCGTGCTGGACGAGTGGCCCGACGCGGACTACACCCTCCTCTACGTCATCGACCCGGTGACCGCCGGGTTCGGGGGGCGGTTCCCCGGGAGTTCGGAGACGTGGTACGAACGGGCGCGCGAACACGCACAGGAACAGCTCGACGCGGCCCGTGAACGCGCCGACGGTCCGCTCGCCACCCGAATCGAGGTCGGCGGTCCCGCCCGCGTCATCGTCGACGTGGCCGGGGAGGACGCCTTCGATCACGTGGCCCTCGGGAGCCACGGCCGCGAGGGCATCTCACGGGTCCTCCTCGGGAGCGTCGCCGAGGCGGTCGTCCGACGGTCGCCGACGCCCGTGACCGTGGTCCGGTAG
- a CDS encoding nitroreductase family protein, whose amino-acid sequence MEFDDLIHTRRSVHQYADTDIDDDTLVDLFEDVRFAPSSFNLQPWEFLVVQGEDLERLQSVAYGQEHVTDAAAAVVVLGTLDPSDHAERVTADLLEKGYLPNEDAAEARLDTVDGLADADAETRRVWTVQSCTLAAMALMHAAWDRGIASCPMGGYDAAALHDEFDVPADYEPVMLVTLGHPAEEAADLERPRKFRRSTEEFVHFDGFDPVAREAPASADD is encoded by the coding sequence ATGGAGTTCGACGACCTCATTCACACCCGCCGGTCCGTTCACCAGTACGCCGACACGGATATCGACGACGACACGCTCGTCGATCTCTTCGAGGACGTACGGTTCGCCCCCTCCTCGTTCAACCTCCAGCCGTGGGAGTTCCTCGTCGTCCAGGGCGAGGACCTCGAACGCCTGCAGTCGGTCGCCTACGGCCAGGAACACGTCACCGACGCGGCGGCCGCGGTGGTCGTCCTCGGCACCCTCGATCCGAGCGACCACGCCGAGCGCGTCACGGCGGACCTGCTGGAGAAAGGCTACCTCCCGAACGAGGACGCCGCCGAGGCCCGTCTCGACACCGTCGACGGCCTCGCCGACGCCGACGCGGAGACGCGTCGCGTCTGGACCGTCCAGAGCTGTACCCTCGCGGCCATGGCCCTCATGCACGCCGCGTGGGACCGCGGTATCGCGTCCTGTCCGATGGGCGGCTACGACGCTGCGGCCCTCCACGACGAGTTCGACGTCCCCGCCGACTACGAACCCGTCATGCTCGTCACCCTCGGCCACCCCGCCGAGGAGGCCGCCGACCTCGAACGGCCCCGGAAGTTCCGCCGCTCGACCGAGGAGTTCGTCCACTTCGACGGCTTCGACCCCGTCGCCCGCGAGGCGCCCGCGTCCGCCGACGACTAG
- a CDS encoding NAD(+)/NADH kinase, producing the protein MHVGLVAQKDNGRAAFLAAELRRRLREADVTVAVDTTTAETLDVEGTPIEAFDDCDLVVSIGGDGTFLFAARGADGTPILGVNLGEVGFLNAVGPEEAVDVVLDEVAAFRAGELTVHEAPRLAASGDGWTAPPTTNEVVVQGSIRGPGGGVDIEVSVDGKRYSDGHADGLLVATPTGSTAYNLSESGPLVHPGVDAIVVNEMCASDGMPPLVVGPDSTVSVTVSGADRAVVVGDGRVLQELAPPAEVSVARADSPMRVAGPAADFFEALGKLD; encoded by the coding sequence ATGCACGTCGGTCTCGTCGCACAGAAGGACAACGGCCGGGCGGCCTTTCTCGCCGCCGAATTGCGCCGGCGACTCCGCGAGGCGGACGTGACGGTGGCCGTCGACACTACCACCGCCGAGACGCTCGACGTCGAGGGGACGCCCATCGAGGCGTTCGACGACTGCGACCTCGTGGTCAGCATCGGCGGCGACGGTACCTTCCTCTTTGCCGCCCGCGGGGCCGACGGCACGCCGATCCTCGGCGTCAACCTCGGGGAGGTCGGCTTCCTCAACGCCGTCGGCCCCGAGGAGGCGGTCGACGTCGTCCTCGACGAGGTGGCCGCGTTCCGCGCCGGCGAGTTGACCGTCCACGAGGCGCCGCGACTGGCCGCCAGCGGCGACGGCTGGACCGCGCCCCCCACGACCAACGAGGTGGTCGTCCAGGGGTCGATCCGGGGCCCCGGTGGCGGGGTCGACATCGAGGTCAGCGTCGACGGGAAGCGGTACTCCGACGGGCACGCCGACGGACTCCTCGTCGCCACGCCGACGGGGAGTACCGCCTACAACCTCAGCGAGTCCGGGCCGCTGGTCCACCCCGGCGTCGACGCCATCGTGGTCAACGAGATGTGTGCGAGCGACGGGATGCCGCCCCTGGTGGTCGGCCCGGACAGTACGGTCAGCGTGACCGTCTCCGGGGCCGACCGGGCGGTCGTCGTCGGCGACGGGCGGGTGTTACAGGAGCTCGCGCCGCCCGCGGAGGTCAGCGTCGCGCGGGCCGACTCGCCGATGCGGGTCGCCGGCCCCGCCGCCGATTTCTTCGAGGCGCTCGGGAAACTGGACTGA
- a CDS encoding KaiC domain-containing protein produces MSGDDDWFERAVGEADDDAEGDEERETTEPDVDPSDDDSERPDAEPDTPDPDAFEGFGDESGGSGAAVDPDSGDDDGSPFEEDFASAFQNAPDPEGGFGGGGPGPGGGPGEAGPEADFGGGSGGPGAPDGASAEDFDENEFESAIERIDLGIDGLDDMILGGVPKRSLISVIGSAGTGKTTFGLQFLNRALADGKRGVYVTLEESTDRIYDTAEEKGWSFVEYADEERLAIVHLDPVEMANSLSSIRNDLPDLVKAFGADRLVLDSVSLLEMMYDHPSDRRSEVYQFTRSLKEAGVTTLVTSEASGDNPYSSRYGIIEYLADAVFVLQYVRPSDFQETRLAVEIQKIRDANHSRETKPYEITNEGLSVYRQANIF; encoded by the coding sequence ATGAGTGGAGACGACGACTGGTTCGAACGGGCCGTCGGCGAGGCCGACGACGACGCGGAGGGAGACGAGGAACGCGAGACGACCGAGCCGGATGTCGACCCGTCGGACGACGACTCGGAGCGGCCGGACGCCGAACCCGACACCCCCGACCCGGACGCGTTCGAGGGGTTCGGGGACGAGTCGGGAGGGTCCGGCGCCGCGGTCGACCCCGATAGCGGGGACGACGACGGATCGCCCTTCGAGGAGGACTTCGCGAGCGCCTTCCAGAACGCCCCGGACCCGGAGGGTGGGTTCGGTGGCGGCGGTCCGGGGCCGGGTGGCGGTCCGGGCGAGGCCGGGCCGGAGGCGGACTTCGGCGGTGGTTCGGGGGGCCCCGGCGCCCCCGACGGCGCCTCCGCCGAGGACTTCGACGAGAACGAGTTCGAGTCGGCCATCGAGCGGATCGACCTCGGCATCGACGGGCTCGACGACATGATCCTCGGAGGCGTGCCGAAGCGGTCCCTGATTTCGGTCATCGGATCGGCCGGGACCGGGAAGACGACCTTCGGGCTCCAGTTTCTCAACCGGGCACTGGCCGACGGGAAGCGCGGGGTCTACGTGACCCTAGAGGAGAGCACCGACCGCATCTACGACACCGCCGAGGAGAAGGGCTGGTCGTTCGTCGAGTACGCCGACGAGGAGCGACTCGCGATCGTTCACCTCGACCCGGTCGAGATGGCGAACAGCCTGTCGAGCATCCGGAACGACCTGCCCGACCTGGTCAAGGCGTTCGGCGCGGACCGCCTCGTCCTCGACTCGGTGTCGCTGCTGGAGATGATGTACGACCACCCCTCCGACCGCCGGAGCGAGGTGTACCAGTTCACCCGCTCGCTCAAGGAGGCGGGGGTGACGACGCTCGTGACCAGCGAGGCCAGCGGCGACAACCCGTACAGCTCCCGCTACGGGATCATCGAATATCTCGCGGACGCGGTGTTCGTCCTGCAGTACGTCCGCCCGTCCGACTTCCAGGAGACGCGACTGGCCGTCGAGATCCAGAAGATCCGGGACGCGAACCACTCTCGGGAGACCAAACCCTACGAGATCACCAACGAGGGGCTCAGCGTCTACCGGCAGGCGAACATCTTCTAG